The genomic stretch GTCGGACAGCGTGACCGCCTCGAACGTCGAGCCGAGGACGAACTCGCCCGGGTGCAGGACGAACGGTCCGTCCCCCTCGACCTCCACCTGGGTGGTCAGGTCGTCCTGCTGCACCTTGGGATCGATGTGGGTGTACTTCGTGTTGTTGAAGACCCGGAAGAACCGGTCGAGCCGGACGTCGATGCTGGACGGCTGGATCAGCGTGGCGTCGAAGGGGTCCAGGCCGAGATTCCCGGCCTCGATCTCGGCGAGCAGGTCGCGATCCGAAAGCAGCATGAGGGCAGCCTAGAGGGCCGATCGGCGTCGGGTCGTGAGGCCCCGACCAGCGGGAATCGCAACGTCACCCCCACCGGCGGAACGGCGAAGGCCCGGACGGAAATCCGTCCGGGCCTTCGCACTGCTGGAGCGGGCGACGAGAATCGAACTCGCGCTATCAGCTTGGGAAGCTGAAGTTCTACCACTGAACTACGCCCGCAGGTGCCCGACCACTATAGCCCGTCCCACGGTGGTGACGGTCCTTCGCGGTCGGGGCGCCCCTGTCGATGCAGCCGGGCGGGTCGGCCCCCCGACGGAACCGACCACGCCCGCGGCCTCAGGCGACCGCGGCCAACGCGCCCGGCGCCACCTGGGCCAGCGCCGCGCGGAGCGCCGTCCCGTCCTCGTCGGCCAGCGCGGCCTCCCGGAGACGCTGGATCTCCGCGGCCGCCCGGGCCCGCCCGGGCCCGGAGGCCAGGGTGTCGACGGCGGCCATCAGCAGCGCGAAGCTCTCCCGGCCGTGCTCGTGGGTGGCGCCGTAGCCCTTGAGCACCCGCTGGCACTCGATGACCTCGCGGGCCAGTTCGGGATCGTCGCGACCGACCCGGACGGCCCGGTCGATCCACGTGTCCAGCGCCTCCTGCTCGCGGGCGAACCGGTACGACCGGGGCCGCATGGGCCGGAACCTGGCCATCACCCACAGCATCGAGAAACCGATGGTGCCGGTGGTGTTGACGACGATGCCGTTCCGGGTGGCCCTGGTGACGATGCGGCGGAACATCTTCGACCGGGACAGCCGGCGGCCCATCGCCGTCGGCAGAGTGTCGGTGATCTCCTCGACCTGCGGGTGCAGGTACTCGCGGACGTCGACGATCTGCCCCTTCTTGGCCCCGGCCTCGTCGCGGACTCCGGCGATCCGCTTGCTGCGGATCTTCTGGTGGGCGACATGGATGGTGTCCTGGTAGGTCATCCAAAGCGCGACGTGCCGGGCGGCTTCGACGGTGAGCCGGGCCTCCCCGGCCGGATCGAGTTCGATCGCGGCCAACCGGGAGACCCGCTGCAGGTAGCGATCGGTGTAGTCGATGTCCTGGTAGACGGCGGTGCGGACGCACCCGTGCAGCAGCATGTCCCGCGCCGGGACGGGGAAGTGGTCCGCTACGCGACGGGCGTGGGCCTGCAACCCGGGCCCGACCAGGCTGCCCGGGTCGGTGGCCGCGATCTGCCGCCGTCGCCGTTCCTCGGCCTGGGCGGCGGCCTCGACCGGGTCGACCGGTCGGCGCGGCTGCAGGGTCAGGGCGACCGGGCCGTTGCCGCGCGAGGCCGGGGCCGGTGGCGGCGCGGTCGCGGCGTCGTAGCCGGCGGCGAACGCCCGCAGCGACGCGTCGACGCCCTTGCCGGACGCCCTGATGGCGGCCTCGAACTCCGGCCGCGGAAACGGCAGCGCGGCCGACCCGGCCAGCGCCCCGAACAGCGACGCGCTGATGACACTGCCGGCCGTGGTCGCCAGGGCCATGAAGTCGGCGGACACCAGCCGCTTGGCGCCGGCCTCGGCCGCGGACAGCAGGGCGGCACTGTCGGCCCGGCCGTCGCCGAGGGCGAGTCGTTCGTCCATCGAGTAGACCCGGTTGGTCGACGCGATCAACGTGGTGCGGTCGGGGGTGGCGAACCCGCGCTGCACGGCCCGGCCGGCCTCCATCAGCTCGGAGGCGATGACGACGTCGACCTCCCCCGGCGTCGGGAACAGGCTGAGAACCGGCTGCTGCCGGGCACTCTCACCGGCCGGGGCCAACGACGGCGGGTACAGCTCGACGTAGTAGACGGTCGCACCGGTGCGCTGGGCGACCCCGGCGACGGACGTGTTCTGTGCGTACCAGCCGGCCTTCTGCCCGACGGCGACGATCCAGTCGGCGAGCACCCCGCCGCCCTCGCCGCCCATGGCCAGGATGGCGATGGTGATCGGGCGACGCCCACTGCTCCAGCTGCTGCTCATTGCGCGACCTCGTACTGTGCGGCCCGGGACTCGACCCCGGAGGACAGGGCCTTCGTCCAGCCCTTGCGGATGACGGACCGGGCGCGGTCGACGGCGGTCGGGTTGATGACCATGTCGGTCCGGTAGAACGACGGGCACAGCGACGCGGCGTGCGCGTTGGCCCCGCACACCCCGCAGCCGACGCAGGAGTCGAGCACGGTGGCGACCGGGTCGGTGCGCATCGGGTCCGGGTTGGGGGCGATGGTCAGCGAGGGGCAGCCGGAGACGCGGATGCAGGCGTGGTCGCCGGTGCAGGTCTCGGCGTCGACGCCGAACCGTTCCTTGACGACCCGCTTGCCCTCCTTGATGGCCTTCTGCCGCTGCGGCTTCTCTCGGCGCTGCTTGTTCAGCTGGCACTCGGACTGGGCGACGATGACCTTCGGGCCCTTGGTCTTAGTGGTGAGCGCGGTGACCAGCAGATCGCGCAGCTCGCCGATCCTGTACGTGTCGGTGACGGTCTTGGTCCACTTCACCCCGACGCCGCGGACGGCCTTCTCGATCGGATGCTGGGTGGAACGCAGCGGGCTGTCGGCCTGGGACGAGAGCACGTCCTGGCCGCCGGTGGCGGCGCTGTAGGCGTTGTCCACGACCAGCAGGAGCTGATCGTTCTCGTTGAAGACGGCGTTACCGACCCCGCTGGTCAGGCCGTTGTGCCAGAACCCGCCGTCGCCCATGATCGCCACGGTCCGCCGGTCGGCGGACTTGGAGTTCAGTGCGGCCGCCCCGGCCGAGCCGAGCCCGTACCCCATCGTGGTCGCGCCGAGGTTGAAGGGCTCGTTGATGGCGAACAGGTGGCAGCCGATGTCCGCGCTGACGTGGTGCTTCTTGCCGGTCTCCTTCTCCGCCAGCTTGAGTGCGCTGAAGATGGGGCGCTCCGGGCAGCCGGTGCACAGGCCCGGCGGGCGGGCCTTGATGGCCTTGGCGTCGACGCGGGTGGCGAACGGGCTGGCCGGGTCGTCGGCCGGGCGCAGCAGCGCCGGTCGGGTCCGTTCGCGGTCGGGCAGGTGGCGGGCCAGGAAGTCGTCGACACCGCGGGTGACGGCGGCGGTGGTGTACTCGCCGGCGACGGGCAGCAGGTCCTTGCCGTGCAGTGCGACGGTCGACCCGGCCCGCCGGAGAATCGCGTTGAGGTTCTGCTCGATGTAGTCGGGCTGCCCCTCCTCGACCAGCAGCACGGCCTTCTTGTCGGCGCAGAAGTCGAGAACCTCGGAGTCGACCACCGGGTAGGTCACGTTCATGACGTAGATCGGGACCTGGGTGTTGCCGAACGCGTCCGACTGGCCGAGCAGTTCGAGCGCCCGGTTCAGGGTGTTGTAGACGCCGCCCTGCACGATGATCCCGACGTCGGCGGTGCCGGCGCCGAGCACCTCGTTCAGGCCGCGCCGCGTGATGAACTCGACGGCCGCCGGCCAGCGGTTCTCGATCTTCTCCTTCTCGTGCAGGAAGCTCGCCGGCGGCAGCACGATGCGGTCCAGCTGCCGGACCGGGTTCTCGATGGCCTCGGTGACCGTCATCGGCGGCCGCTGGTTGTCCTTGGCCTCGAAGCTGCCGGTCAGATGGCAGGCCCGCAGGCGCAGCTGCAGCATGACGGGGGTGGAGCTGGCCTCGGACAGTTCGAACCCGGCCTCGACGGCGTTGACGATCGCCTCGATGTTCGTGCGTGGGTCGAGCAGCCACATCTGCGACTTCATGGCGAACGCGTGCGAGCGTTCCTGCATGATGCTGGAGCCCTCGCCGTAGTCCTCCCCGACGATGATCAACGCGCCACCGGTGACGCCGCCGCTGGACAGGTTGGCCAGGGCGTCGGAGGCGACGTTGGTGCCGACGGTCGACTTGAAGGTGATCGCGCCCCGGAGCGGATAGTTCACCGATGCGGCCAGCATGGCGGCCGCGGTGGCCTCGGAGGCGCTGTTCTCGAAGTAGACGCCGAGTTCCTCCAGCACCTCGTGGGCGTCGCCGAGGACGTCCATCAGGTGCGAGATCGGCGCGCCCTGGTAGCCGCCGACGTAGGCGACGCCGGACTGCAGCAGGGCCTTGGTGACGGCGAGGATGCCCTCGCCGGAGAACGTGGTGCCCGCTCCGTCGCGGAGCTTGCGTACTTCGTGGGCGAAAGACCGTTCGGCCATGGCGGCGGCTCCTTCTCCGTTCGGTCGATGGTCGGCTGGTCAGCGGGGGCGGCGACCCGAGCGGATCAGGACGGGACGATGGCGTACGCGCGGGCCGGCGACCCGGTGCCGCCGACGATCGGCAGCGGCGAGACCACCAGCATGGCCCCGGTGGCCGGCAGCCGGTCGAGGTTCTGCAGCTGGGTCAGGCCGTACTTGTCGGCGCCCAGCAGGTAGTGGTGCACCGGGAACGGCGGCTGCAGTCCGCCGGCCTGACCGGCGTCGATACCGACCGTCTCCACCCCGTAGCCGGTGATGGGCGACTCGGCGAGCCACTGCGCCCCCTCGGCCGAGACGCCCGGGGTGTGCGGGCCGGCGTCGTCGGCATTAGCGAAGGCCTGGGCGTCCCGGCTGTACCGGCTCCAGCCGGTGCGCAGCAGCAGCCAGGCACCCTCCGGCAACGGACCGAGAGCCTCGAAGTCCGCTGGGCCGACCAGCAGATCGGGGTTCTCCTGCGCGCGCTCGGTGACGTCCAGGACGACGGCCGGTCCGACGAGCCGACGCGGCGGGATGGTGTCGACGGAGTTGCCGTCCCGGCCGGTCGCCCAGTGCACGGGGGCGTCGAGGTGGGTGCCGGTGTGCTCGCCGAGGTGGATGTTGTTCCAGCCCCAGAACGGCCCGTCGTCGTCGAAGTCGCTGACCTTCTCCAGCGACAGCGGGATCGTGTTCGCGAACGGCGGCGGCAGCTGCAGGACGGGGGTGTCCGGCGAGAGCGGGGCGGTGAGGTCGAGGATCTCCACCCCGCCGGTCGCCAGGGAATCGAGCAGGTCGTCGACGACGGTCATGGCCATCACCTCTCGGTCGCAGTACGGGACGCGGATCGCGGTCGCCCGGGGGACGACTGCTGCCGTGACGTCGGACGGTAGGCGGTGGCCCGGGCGGGGCTCTATCCAGTTCGCGCGTGGGTCAGCCGGAATGCGGGCGGACCGGGCGGCCCGGTCTCAGCGGGAGCGTTGCAGGGTCTGGCTGGGCGTCTCGCCGAACGTCGACCGGTAGTCGCCGGACAACCGGCCGAGGTGGGTGACGCCCCAGCGCAGCGCCGCCTCCGTGACGCTCGCGGCGCGGCCCTGTTGCAGATCGGCGCGCACCCGTTCCAGCCGGACCCGGCGCAGGTGGGCCATCGGGGTGACGCCCAGGTGCACGCGAAAGCCGGCCTGCAGGGCGCGGACGCTGAGACCGACGGCCTCGGCGATGTCCGGGGTGCCGAGCGGTTCGGCACAGTGGTCCTCGATGAGCCGGGCGGCGCGGCGGATCGGCCGCTCGTGGGGGGTGACGGCGGCAGCTTCGCCGGGGACGGCCAGCCCGGCCAGCAACCCGTCGATGAGCGCGATCCGCAACGCCGCGGCCGCAGAGGGCGCCGACGCGAGCCCGTCGGGACGGTCCACGTCGGTGACGACCAGGTCGACCAGGGCCCGCCAGCTCCGCCCCGCCCCCCGGGTGAGATCGAGTTCGCCGACCCCGTCGGGGATGTCGAGCCCGGCGGCCCGGGCGACCGCCACCCGTTGCGTCAGCACCGGACGGCCGATCCGCACCATCAGGCGCGGATTGCCCCTCGAGTAGCGCATCCGCAGCGGGCGCCCCGGCGGGGCGACCACCGCTGTGCCCGGGTGCGCGGCGACCGTGGCTCGTCCGGCCACGATGGTGCACCGACCGGCCAGCGGGATCTGGACGAGCTGGAAACCCATGCCGTCGACGGCGATCTCGACCTCGGACGCGTAGTCGATGTAGTGCAGGCTCAGACCGTCGAGATCGACCGCGTTGTGCAGCGCGCGAAAGCCCTCGACACCGGCCGTCGGCATCAGCCGGTGCGGGGCGAGCTGGGCCGAGACCGAGGCTCGGGCGACATCGAGACTCGTGGTGCGCAGCACCCGGTGGGCGGACAGGGGCGGGGCCGACCGGGCCATGGGCCACCTCCCGCACGGGCGCCCCGTCACCGACGCGCCGGCGCGGCTCCGTTGACATTTGACTGACGTTCGTCCGGATCGCAGAACACAAGCGTTCCCTGGACAGCGGCGACTGTCAATGGATAGCCCGTCCCGGCGCCCTGACCGGACGATCTCCGCCATGCCGCAGCACACCCCGCCCGCCCCGGTCGTGAACGACCCCGCGACGACTCCGTCCGCGCTGCGCCGCCACCTCGCCCGCTGGCCGACCGGCGTCGCCGTCGTCACGACCGTCGTCGACGGTCGGCCCGTCGGCAAGACCATCAACAGCTTCCACTCGACCTCGTTGCAACCGCCGCTGGTCGGATGGTGCGTCGACCACGGCTCCAGTCAGCTGGACGACTGGCTGGCCGCCGACGGCTTCGTCGTGCACGTGTTGAGCGCCGACCAGATACCCCTGGCGACCCACTTCGCGAACCGATCGGCCGACCGGTTCGCCGGGATCGAGTGGACGGCCGGCCTGGACGGCATGCCGCTGCTCGTCGCGGACGTACCCCTCCGCCTGGAATGCCGCGTCCGGCATCGACTCCCGGTCGGCGACCACACCTACCTCGTCGGCCAGGTCGTCGACCTCACCGCCGGCCCGGCCATCCCGCTCGTCCTGCAGCGCTGAACCGCCCGCTCATCGAAAGGAACTCACCGTGTCCACACCGCTTCTCGACGCCGACCACTTCCGTCTCGGCCTGTTCTCCTCGAACTGCACCGGCGGCCTGGCCGTCACGACGATCCCGGAGCGCTGGTCGGCGTCCTGGGCGGACAACCTGCGGTTGGCCCAGCTGGCCGATCGGGTCGGCATCGACTTCATGCTGCCGATCGCCCGGTGGATCGGGTACGGGGGCGTCACCAACTTCCACGAGGGCGTCCTGGAACCGGTGCCGTGGGCCACCGCGATCGTCGCCTCGACCGAGCGGGTGACCGCGTTCGCCACGGTGCACACCGCCTTCAATCACCCGGTGGTGACGGCCAAGCAGCTCGCCACCGTCGACCAGGTCGCGCCCGGTCGGGTCGGCGTGAACGTCGTGGCGGGCTGGAACCAGCCCGAGTACGAGGCCATGGGCGTTGATCTCCCCCAGGACCACGACTCCCGGTACGCCCTCGCCCAGGAGTGGATCGACATCGTCACCACGTTGTGGCAGCGCGAGGGCCGGTACGACGTGCCCGGTCGGTTCTGGAACCTGACCGGGGTGGAGGCACTGCCCAAGCCGGCCGACGGTCGGCTGCCGATCCTGAACGCCGGGTCGAGCGCCCAGGGCAAGGCGTATGCGGCCCGCAACGCCGACTTCGTCTTCACGATCGTCAGCGGACCGGAGCAGGGCGCCGAGGTGGTCCGCGGATTGCACGCCGACGCCGCGGCCCAGGGGCGGACCAGCGGGGTGCTCACGCCGACGCATGTGGTCTGCCGGCCGACCCGCGAGGAAGCCCGCGAGTACCTGCACTACTACGCCGACGAGAACGCCGACTGGGATGCGGTCGACAACCTGATGCGGCTGCAGGGTCTGCACGCGCAGTCGTTCAGCCCGGAGATGCTGGCCACGTTCCGCGGCCGGTTCGCCGCCGGGCACGGCACCTGCCCGCTGGTCGGCTCCCCCGACGATGTGGCCGACGAGATCGAGCGCTTCGCCCGGGCCGGTTTCGGCGGCATCACGATGTCGTTCGTCGACTACGTCGGCGAGCTGGAGTATTTCGCGCAGGAGGTCATGCCGCGGCTGGTCAAGAAGGGGCTGCGCCCCGAAATGGGCTGATCAGGTCTCAGACCGGTCGTCCGCTGGCTGCACGGCATGGCGCAATAGTTCACCTAAGCGCATACTATTGCGCCATGCGGAGGGACGAGTGGTGGCCCAATCTCCGCCTGCAGGCGGAGGACCAGCACGGGCTCATCACCGCCGCACAAGGCCGCCTGGCCGGAGCCACCCGTCGGCAGCTGGCCGACCTCATCGAGCAGGGCACCCTGACCCGCCTCCAGCACGGCATCTACCAACTGACCGGGACCCCGTCCGATGAGTGGACCGGTGTCCGTACCGCATGGCTCGCCCTGGCCCCGGAACGATCAGCGCCGGAGCGGCTGGCCGCCCCTGATCCTGAGGGGGTGGTCTCCCATCGCAGCGCGGCACAGCTGCTGGGCCTCGGCGATCTCGACGCCGATCGCATCGAATTCGTCGCGTCCACTCGACGGCGGCCCCGCAATCCGGATGTCGTCGTCCACCAAGCCCAAGTCCGGTCCGGAGACTGGATCGTCGAGCACGGCCTGCCGGTCACCACTCCGGTGGTCACGGTCGCCGCGCTCGCGGACAGCGGAGTCGACCGCGAGCACCTGGCGGTGGTGGCCCGGGATGCGGTCTGGCGGAGGGACGTACCCGTCACTTCGCTGGCCGCTGCGCTGGATCGCTGCGCGGCGGGATACGGATTCGACGACGGCACCGCTCTGATCGATGAGCTGATCGCCCTCGCCGGCGTCCCCCAGTCCAGCATCGACCTGGCCGCCCACGCGACCGGCGGTGACCGTGCTCGTAGTTCTCCTCCAGCGGGGCCTGGACGTTTTCGAGCGATGATTGCTGACCCTCCATGACAGGGAAGGCCTATCCCACTCCCGCTGCCTTTCGCCGAGCCCTGACGGACAGAACCAAGCAGGCCTCAACCGCTAGCGGCCGACCCTTTCAGGAGCTTCGGCGCCTGTTTGTCCTGCACTGCTTTCTCGCGCGTGTCTTCGACATTCCCGGCGAACGCTGGATCCTCAAAGGTGGAACCAGCCTGGCGGTCCAGCTTCCCAATGCTCGATTCAGCAGGGATCTCGACCTGCTGAATACGGCCGCCGACCTCACCATCGACGGTTGCATCACCGAACTGAAGGAGGCCGGCCGTGCGCAAGGGCGAGACCCCTTCATCTTCGATGTCAGCGAACGGGGGCGCCTGACCGGCGCGACTCACGGGGTCACGCTGACCGTGCGGGCCCTGTTGGGCTCCACCGTTTTCGAGCAGTTCCCGCTCGATCTGACGACCGGTCTGCACTTCACCGGCAAGGTGCGGGTGCTGCACTCGGACTTCCCGGTGTCGATCGATGATGTCGGGCCACCTCCACCCATGCGGCTTTACCCCGTGGTTGACCAGGTCGCCGACAAGGTTGCCGCGATGTACGAGCAACACAACGGAAGGACGTCGGGACGCTACCGCGATCTCGTTGACCTCGTCCTCATCATCGGCGCCGACGACATCACCATCGATCCAGAGCAGCTGGGGGCAGCGCTACGACGGGAACAGCGCCGACGCGGGATGACCTTGCCCAGGAAGCTGGTTCCACCCGGACCGGATTGGCAGCAGAAGTACACACTGGAGGCAATGAGGTCACCGGTTCCTACCTCCCTTCGCAGTCTGACCCGTTCGCTCGAGTTCGCCGGCCAGACCATCGACCCCGTTCTGGCCCGGTTCCACGATGGCGATCATCGCATCGACGGCCGCTGAGCCCCTGGACGTCCCGCGCCCCGGCCGATGACATCAGGCGGGGGCGCGGGACCTTCGGGGGCGGCGGTCAGCCGCGGTGCAGCACCCGGTTCAGGGCTCGCTGCGGGGCGGACGGGCGCAGCAGCGCCTGCGCGGCCAGGTGCCCGGAACCGCCGCCGAGGCCGGGGCCGGGGTGGGTGAAAGCGCCGATGTGTAGCAGTTTCTCGACGCCGGTGCGGTGACCGGTGCCGGTGCCGGGCCGCCACAGCAGCGACTGGTCGAGCTCGGCAGCCCCGCCGTACGGGTCGCCGTGGACGGCGTTGGCGTTGGCGGCCTGCAGGCCGGTCGGGGAGATGACGTGCCGGCCCACCACCCGGTCACGTAGCCCGGGCGCATACTCGGCCACCCGGTCCAGGACCCGGTCGGCGTAGGCGTCGGCCAGTTCCGGGGTCCACCCGCCGCTGACGTCCAGTTGCCCGGCTGCATCGCCGACGGGCGCCCACGGGACCTCCTGCAGTTGCAGCCACAGGGTGGCCGCGCCGTCCGGGGCGCGGGTCGGGTCGAGGACCGTCTGCTGGCCCACGACGACGGTCGGCGCCGCGGGTAGCAGACCCGCCTCGGCCTGGGCGCAGGCGACACCCGTGCTGTCGGCGCCGTTGCTGACGTGCACCAGCGGCACCGCGTCGAGACGGTCGTCGGTCCAGCGCAGCGGCCGGTCCAGGGCCAGGTGGATCTGGGTGGCCGCCCGGCCCGGGCGGTGGCGGGCCACGGCCTGCCGGCCGTGGTCGTCGACATCGCCCGGGGCGAGCAGGGTCTGGTAGAGCCGGCCAGTCGAGGTGGAGGCCAGCACGGCCCGCTTCGCGGCCAGGCGGGTGCCCGAGACATGTACGGCGACGGCCTTACCGTCCCGGACCTCGATGCGGTCGGCCGGGTTGCCCAGGTACGTCTCGACGCCCCGTTCGGCCAGCAGCGCGGCGAAGGCGGCGGTGAAGTTGGCCGCACCCCCCTCGACGATCGGTAGCCCGATGGCGTGCATGGTGAAGGCCATCACCGGCAGCATCAGCCCGCCGGTGGCCTGGTCCGGCGCGAGACCGGCGTGCAGCAGCCACGGCGACCACAGCTGGTCGACCTCCCAGCCGGTGAACCGCTCACGAACCAGGCCACGGCCGGACTGGGTGGCCACCCGGGCCAGCTCGCCGAGACCGGCGCGGCCGAGACCACGCAGCGCCCCGAGTCCGAGCCGCGCACTGTCCCCCGCCGTCAGCTCCGAGCCCAGCGCCCCGAAGACGTGCGGCGCCCAGCTCTCGAACTGGGCCAGCATCCCCGCGTACGCGTCGGCGTCCGCCGGATGCTCGAACAGCTTCGCGGTGAGCGCGGCGTCGCGGTCGGCGACGACGGCGCCCCGCTCCGACACCGACGCGGTCACCGGGCCCTCAGCGTGCCGGTAGACCAGCCCGTGCCGGTGCAGGTCGGGGCCGAGCGTCCCGTACCCGGCGCCGCCGACGAACAGCGGATGCCAGGACGAGAACGTGTCGTGCACGTATCCGGGGGCGGTGAGCTCGCCGGAATCGATGAAACCGCCGATCCGGTCACGCTCGTCGACCAGCGCGACCTTCCAACCGGCGCCGGCCAGTTCCGCTGCGGCCACCAGGCCGTTGATGCCGGCTCCGATGACGACGGCGTCGTAGGTCGCGCTCATGCCCGCACAGCCTGCCGCGGCTCGGCCGCGGTGTCACGTGCCGGCGCGCCGTGGCAGAGGGTTCCGCGGGCCCGGAGCCGCTGGGCCAGCGCCGGGGTGATGCCCCGGTAGTCCTGCGGGCAGATCGGCAGCAGCCACTGCTTGGCCCGGGTCAGCGCGCCGACGTTGATGCCGACGTCGGAGAGCACCTCGTCGATGTTGTGCACCGAGAACGGGATGACGTTGGTGCCGCGGGCGTGCTTGCCGCGGGTGCGTTCCCGCATCCAGGCCAGCCGTTCGGTGACGCGCGCGAGCATCACCTCGCGACTGGGAAGCGTGTGGTTGCCGCCGAGCAGCGAGCCGATCCAGATGGCGGACACCTCGGCCGACAGCGGCGAGAAGAACGACGAGTTGTACCCGGCGAAGCTGAGGTCCGGCACGTTGACCGGGTGGATCTGCCGGTACAGCAGGAAGTCGCCGTTGTCGTCGGTGAGCTGGTCCACGACATCGGCGGGCAGGCAGGGGATGTCCTGCGTCCAGCCAGTGGCGGCGACGACGACGTCGACCGGGATCTGTTCACCGGAGCCCAGTTCGGCGTAGGCGCGGCCGTCCCGCTCGACGAACCGGCGGATGATGCTCTCCCGCTTGACGGTGATCGAGCCGTCGGCGACGCCCTCGAAGAATCCTTCGGAGACCAGCGAGACGGTGGACCGGGCGATGTCGGCGAAGCGGCCGTGCGGCAGCAGCCCGATCTTCTTGAGTCCGAGCTGGCCGGTGGTGACCTTCTCCACGCTGCCCAGCATCTGGTTGGCCATCATCGAGTTCCGCGCGTGCAGCACCTTCTCCGGCCCGGAGATGACGCGATAGCGGAACAGTCCCTCGCCGAGGCGGGTGAGCATCAGGTACTTGTAGTTGACGATGCCCTTGATCTTGCGGGGCATCTTCCAGAGCAGTTCGCGGGCGACCACGGTGGTGGAAGCGGCGACCTTGGAGATCTCGACGGTGACGTCGCAGGCCGACTTGCCGTAGCCGAGCACGATGACGTTCTTGCCGCGCACCTGCTCACGGTCGTGCCAGTCGCTGCCGGGAATGATCTGCCCGCCCAGCTTCTCGAACAGGTCGGCGCCCGGGATGGTCGGGATGAACGGGCGGGAGAAGATCCCGCTGGCCATCACCAGGTGGTCGACGTGCTCGGTGCCGGCGGCGGTGGTGACGTTCCAGCCGCCGCCCGGTACGGGGGCGGCGTGGGTGACCTCGGTGCCCAGCCGCAGCAGCGGCCGCAGCCCGAACTTCTGGGCGTAGGACTCCAGGTAGGCCTGCACCTGTTCGCCTGCCGGCCATTCCGGGTAGTCGGCCGGCATGGCCAGGTCGGACAACGAGTAGGTGCCCTTGTCGTTCTGCGTCTTCAAGCCCG from Nakamurella flava encodes the following:
- a CDS encoding nucleotidyl transferase AbiEii/AbiGii toxin family protein — protein: MTGKAYPTPAAFRRALTDRTKQASTASGRPFQELRRLFVLHCFLARVFDIPGERWILKGGTSLAVQLPNARFSRDLDLLNTAADLTIDGCITELKEAGRAQGRDPFIFDVSERGRLTGATHGVTLTVRALLGSTVFEQFPLDLTTGLHFTGKVRVLHSDFPVSIDDVGPPPPMRLYPVVDQVADKVAAMYEQHNGRTSGRYRDLVDLVLIIGADDITIDPEQLGAALRREQRRRGMTLPRKLVPPGPDWQQKYTLEAMRSPVPTSLRSLTRSLEFAGQTIDPVLARFHDGDHRIDGR
- a CDS encoding phytoene desaturase family protein → MSATYDAVVIGAGINGLVAAAELAGAGWKVALVDERDRIGGFIDSGELTAPGYVHDTFSSWHPLFVGGAGYGTLGPDLHRHGLVYRHAEGPVTASVSERGAVVADRDAALTAKLFEHPADADAYAGMLAQFESWAPHVFGALGSELTAGDSARLGLGALRGLGRAGLGELARVATQSGRGLVRERFTGWEVDQLWSPWLLHAGLAPDQATGGLMLPVMAFTMHAIGLPIVEGGAANFTAAFAALLAERGVETYLGNPADRIEVRDGKAVAVHVSGTRLAAKRAVLASTSTGRLYQTLLAPGDVDDHGRQAVARHRPGRAATQIHLALDRPLRWTDDRLDAVPLVHVSNGADSTGVACAQAEAGLLPAAPTVVVGQQTVLDPTRAPDGAATLWLQLQEVPWAPVGDAAGQLDVSGGWTPELADAYADRVLDRVAEYAPGLRDRVVGRHVISPTGLQAANANAVHGDPYGGAAELDQSLLWRPGTGTGHRTGVEKLLHIGAFTHPGPGLGGGSGHLAAQALLRPSAPQRALNRVLHRG
- a CDS encoding flavin-containing monooxygenase, translated to MKIAIVGAGFAGLSSAKVLTELGHDVVVYEKAPDVGGVWSATRRYPGLKTQNDKGTYSLSDLAMPADYPEWPAGEQVQAYLESYAQKFGLRPLLRLGTEVTHAAPVPGGGWNVTTAAGTEHVDHLVMASGIFSRPFIPTIPGADLFEKLGGQIIPGSDWHDREQVRGKNVIVLGYGKSACDVTVEISKVAASTTVVARELLWKMPRKIKGIVNYKYLMLTRLGEGLFRYRVISGPEKVLHARNSMMANQMLGSVEKVTTGQLGLKKIGLLPHGRFADIARSTVSLVSEGFFEGVADGSITVKRESIIRRFVERDGRAYAELGSGEQIPVDVVVAATGWTQDIPCLPADVVDQLTDDNGDFLLYRQIHPVNVPDLSFAGYNSSFFSPLSAEVSAIWIGSLLGGNHTLPSREVMLARVTERLAWMRERTRGKHARGTNVIPFSVHNIDEVLSDVGINVGALTRAKQWLLPICPQDYRGITPALAQRLRARGTLCHGAPARDTAAEPRQAVRA